A genomic stretch from Candidatus Equadaptatus faecalis includes:
- a CDS encoding helix-turn-helix domain-containing protein produces MLERIAQSICKQASKIINYSVIITNQKGIIIGSSQEGRCGSFHEASLESVKYGRQLYHDSKAAARLSGTQPGVTMPITINNEVVGTVGITGTPDEVSKYGNLIKIFAEMLVRTELIKDSAILKNKDRLELLRELINFDGSAASGENFLSHCTMLGYDMSIPRAVIYLDYRNLEVPDARKLKQVSPVLSFDYHVMVKQQFCGAEDIRISVGEERYVVFAALKSAGGDYVDRLKKKFSELEEQMRQCGFCLTAGIGRKALTPEELKRSYEDAKLSWEVALERCPSSCLYIDDFNLEKLICRIPQTVLDNFANEQLGSLRSQRDCPELMKLARVWCESNFNQTLASRRLNIHKNTLCYRLSRFEKVTGIDLHDFNNAVAVYIALRSKTF; encoded by the coding sequence ATGCTGGAGCGTATTGCTCAGAGTATCTGCAAGCAGGCAAGCAAAATTATTAATTATTCGGTCATTATTACAAATCAGAAGGGAATTATTATAGGTTCGTCACAGGAAGGAAGGTGCGGCTCTTTTCATGAGGCGTCTCTTGAGTCTGTGAAGTACGGCAGACAGCTCTATCACGACAGTAAAGCTGCCGCGCGGCTTTCGGGAACTCAGCCCGGAGTTACAATGCCGATAACGATAAATAACGAGGTGGTTGGAACCGTAGGCATAACAGGAACTCCTGACGAGGTGTCAAAGTACGGCAACCTTATAAAGATTTTTGCCGAAATGCTTGTGAGAACCGAGCTGATAAAGGATTCTGCCATTTTGAAAAATAAAGACAGACTTGAACTGCTGCGAGAACTTATTAATTTTGACGGCAGCGCAGCGTCCGGAGAAAATTTCCTCTCCCACTGCACTATGCTCGGATATGACATGAGCATACCGCGTGCCGTGATTTATCTTGATTACCGCAACCTTGAGGTGCCGGACGCCAGAAAACTGAAACAGGTATCGCCGGTGTTAAGTTTTGATTATCACGTTATGGTCAAACAGCAGTTCTGCGGAGCTGAAGATATAAGAATCAGCGTCGGGGAAGAACGCTACGTTGTGTTTGCGGCGTTGAAAAGCGCAGGCGGCGACTACGTTGACCGTCTGAAGAAAAAATTCAGCGAACTGGAGGAGCAGATGAGGCAGTGCGGTTTCTGTCTGACGGCAGGCATAGGCAGGAAAGCTTTAACTCCGGAGGAACTGAAGCGAAGCTACGAGGACGCAAAGCTTTCGTGGGAGGTGGCGCTTGAGCGCTGTCCGTCAAGCTGTCTTTATATAGATGATTTTAATCTCGAAAAGCTGATATGCCGCATTCCTCAGACTGTGCTGGACAATTTCGCGAATGAGCAGCTCGGCAGTCTGCGCAGCCAGAGAGACTGTCCGGAGCTTATGAAGCTTGCGCGTGTGTGGTGTGAGTCGAATTTTAACCAGACGCTTGCTTCCCGCAGACTGAATATTCACAAGAATACGCTCTGTTACAGGCTCAGCCGCTTTGAAAAGGTTACGGGCATTGATTTGCACGATTTTAACAATGCAGTGGCAGTGTATATAGCACTGCGGTCAAAGACGTTTTAG
- a CDS encoding TRAP transporter large permease, whose product MTEVLIGIGVLIFCLVIGMPIPFSFGATVIWLAFSLSYQTDFLLNAAYGQINSVVLLAMPLFILAGGIMEKSKIGEALIGVVESFTGRIRSGLGAVSVVTSAIFGSISGSASATLSCIGAMMQPRLLAAGYERGYVASLLAAACPLGLLIPPSSAQILYAWSSNTSVLACFLATVGPGILLVILLCTCNAVMTRHMPIKVREAQTMSEWLISTRKNIKIGFPSLLMPVIILGGIYGGIMTPTEAAAVSVLYAIPVGLFIYKGMDLKGLKDAIVETGTTTGVVMVMFFMVMMMSRLMVMEDVPQQIADWLLSITDNKYIILILINVFMIIIGMLMDDVSGILLCTPILLPIVTSLGVHPVHFAAILGVNLGMGNLTPPTAPMLYLSGRICNAKINTMLKPIMILLIFAYLPVLLLTTFVPALSLTLPKLILPKVFGL is encoded by the coding sequence ATGACTGAAGTTCTTATCGGAATTGGTGTGCTTATATTCTGCCTTGTTATCGGTATGCCTATACCTTTCTCCTTTGGTGCAACGGTTATATGGCTTGCGTTTTCTCTCAGCTATCAGACGGACTTCCTGCTGAACGCTGCCTACGGGCAGATCAATTCGGTCGTTCTTCTCGCTATGCCGCTGTTTATCCTCGCAGGCGGCATTATGGAAAAAAGTAAAATAGGCGAAGCCCTTATAGGTGTTGTCGAATCCTTTACAGGCCGCATCAGAAGCGGACTCGGCGCTGTTTCAGTAGTTACAAGCGCTATATTCGGTTCAATTTCAGGCTCTGCTTCCGCAACTCTTTCCTGCATCGGCGCAATGATGCAGCCGAGACTTCTTGCGGCAGGCTATGAAAGAGGCTACGTTGCCTCTCTGCTTGCAGCCGCCTGCCCGCTGGGGCTTCTTATTCCCCCGAGCTCAGCGCAGATTCTTTACGCCTGGTCAAGCAACACGTCTGTTCTTGCATGCTTCCTCGCAACAGTAGGCCCAGGCATTCTGCTTGTTATTCTGCTCTGCACCTGCAACGCGGTTATGACACGCCACATGCCGATTAAGGTCAGAGAAGCCCAGACAATGTCCGAATGGCTCATCAGCACGAGAAAGAATATTAAAATAGGTTTCCCGTCGCTGCTCATGCCTGTCATTATCCTCGGAGGCATCTACGGCGGTATTATGACGCCTACGGAAGCTGCGGCTGTCAGCGTGCTTTACGCAATTCCGGTTGGTCTTTTCATATATAAGGGAATGGATCTTAAAGGTCTTAAGGATGCAATTGTTGAAACAGGAACAACAACCGGCGTTGTTATGGTAATGTTCTTTATGGTTATGATGATGAGCCGTCTTATGGTTATGGAAGACGTGCCGCAGCAGATAGCCGACTGGCTGCTTTCAATTACCGACAACAAATATATAATTCTTATCCTCATCAACGTATTTATGATAATCATAGGAATGCTTATGGACGACGTCAGCGGAATCCTGCTCTGCACGCCGATTCTGCTCCCGATAGTTACGTCGCTCGGAGTGCATCCTGTGCATTTTGCGGCCATACTCGGCGTCAACCTCGGAATGGGCAACCTCACGCCTCCTACGGCTCCTATGCTTTACCTCAGCGGACGCATCTGCAATGCGAAAATCAACACAATGCTCAAGCCGATAATGATTCTTCTTATTTTCGCATATCTGCCGGTGCTTCTGCTCACAACGTTTGTGCCTGCACTGTCGCTTACGCTTCCGAAGCTTATCCTGCCAAAAGTTTTCGGTCTGTAA
- a CDS encoding TRAP transporter small permease, which produces MSLQDTGFWKLLLKLIRFVIVVCNLMSTVTILAAVFMRYVLGSNFYGSDEIILLFAFWLYFIGAAHGSYENSHIKADLMKMYVKNMRIKDAIGLLAEALTLAVNTVVLVWSTQMLLWSLEKNPLTTSLKIPISISHSAIFLGMLLMEFYHGYYFFRNIRAYFKEGYYTEPSEGDYVSERIKAKYPDAKAPTKAQFAAQKGE; this is translated from the coding sequence ATGAGTTTACAGGATACAGGATTCTGGAAGCTGCTGCTTAAACTGATACGCTTTGTTATTGTAGTCTGCAATTTGATGTCAACGGTTACCATTTTGGCCGCTGTCTTTATGCGTTACGTGCTCGGCAGCAATTTCTACGGCTCAGATGAAATTATTCTTCTGTTTGCTTTCTGGCTTTATTTTATCGGAGCGGCTCACGGCAGCTACGAAAACAGCCATATCAAAGCAGACCTTATGAAGATGTACGTTAAAAACATGAGAATAAAGGACGCTATCGGGCTTCTTGCAGAAGCGCTGACGCTTGCGGTCAACACCGTAGTGCTTGTCTGGTCAACGCAGATGCTTCTCTGGTCGCTTGAGAAAAACCCGCTTACAACGTCTTTGAAAATACCTATCTCCATTTCGCACAGCGCAATTTTCCTCGGTATGCTGCTTATGGAGTTCTATCACGGGTATTATTTCTTCAGAAATATTCGCGCATACTTTAAAGAAGGCTATTATACGGAACCCTCTGAGGGCGATTACGTTTCAGAACGCATAAAAGCAAAATATCCCGACGCGAAAGCGCCGACTAAAGCGCAGTTTGCAGCGCAGAAAGGAGAATAG
- a CDS encoding ribonuclease HI family protein encodes MKGYFDGASRSNPGEAGAGSFLVDNDGKIIWSKADYLGVKTNNEAEYTALINLLAEARARNVKQLDVYGDSKLVISQVTHQWKIKMPHLFELASKVWELAQGMNVSYSWLPREQNKLADALSNEAIDRKNG; translated from the coding sequence ATGAAAGGCTATTTTGACGGGGCTTCGCGCTCAAATCCGGGAGAAGCAGGCGCAGGCTCATTTCTCGTTGACAACGACGGAAAAATAATATGGAGCAAGGCTGATTATCTCGGTGTTAAAACAAACAACGAGGCTGAATACACGGCGCTGATAAATCTGCTTGCCGAAGCGCGCGCCAGAAACGTGAAACAGCTTGACGTGTACGGCGACAGCAAACTTGTGATATCGCAGGTGACGCACCAGTGGAAAATAAAAATGCCGCATCTTTTTGAACTTGCTTCAAAGGTGTGGGAGCTTGCGCAGGGCATGAACGTAAGCTACAGCTGGCTGCCGCGCGAACAAAACAAACTTGCCGACGCACTCTCAAACGAAGCAATAGACAGAAAAAACGGTTAA
- the hisD gene encoding histidinol dehydrogenase, whose product MKDLKKYVKRTAQDDAAVYGAVSEIIAKVIKEGDAGVSFYNEKFGGLPAKDFRVPAKELDKALKAVSPELLKAMRLSAKNIKKFAKKQLSCVKPLKTEVMKGVALGHNVIPVDSVCCYVPGGNHPLFSTALMLAIPAKVAGVPRICACVPPMNGSRLPHPATLAALKIAGVDEIYATGGAQAVAAAAYGTKTIKPVTMIVGPGNKFVTEAKRQVFGRVGIDFIAGPSEVLVIADSAAKPAVIAADLLAQSEHDKDASGILVTTSETLAKAVEKEVEAQLKTLDTADIAGISWKNNGRIILAKNLSEACEIANELAPEHLEVDTKNPEELADKLRNYGSLFLGQGSAEVFGDYDAGTNHTLPTMGAARYTGGVSVFNFLKICTFQNVSSEGVTRIGRAAVTMAENEGLTAHANAARIRLK is encoded by the coding sequence ATGAAAGATTTAAAAAAATACGTCAAACGCACTGCACAGGACGACGCGGCGGTTTACGGCGCGGTTTCTGAAATCATCGCAAAGGTCATAAAGGAAGGCGACGCCGGAGTATCCTTCTACAACGAAAAATTCGGCGGACTGCCGGCAAAAGATTTCCGCGTCCCCGCAAAGGAGCTGGACAAAGCTCTCAAAGCCGTATCGCCGGAGCTGCTGAAAGCAATGCGGCTTTCTGCCAAAAACATTAAAAAATTTGCAAAAAAGCAGCTTTCCTGCGTTAAACCGCTCAAAACGGAAGTCATGAAAGGCGTTGCGCTCGGGCATAATGTAATTCCCGTAGACTCGGTATGCTGCTACGTCCCCGGAGGCAACCATCCTCTTTTCTCCACGGCTTTAATGCTTGCGATACCGGCAAAGGTTGCGGGAGTGCCGAGAATATGCGCATGCGTACCCCCGATGAACGGAAGCCGTCTGCCCCACCCCGCAACGCTCGCCGCTCTCAAAATCGCCGGCGTTGACGAAATATACGCAACAGGCGGTGCTCAGGCTGTCGCCGCCGCTGCTTACGGAACAAAAACGATAAAACCAGTAACAATGATAGTAGGTCCCGGAAACAAATTCGTCACGGAAGCAAAACGCCAGGTCTTCGGCAGAGTCGGCATAGATTTTATCGCAGGTCCCAGCGAAGTGCTTGTAATAGCAGATTCCGCGGCGAAACCTGCAGTTATAGCCGCCGACCTTCTCGCGCAGTCAGAGCATGACAAAGACGCCTCAGGCATACTTGTAACAACGTCTGAAACGCTTGCAAAAGCCGTTGAAAAAGAGGTCGAAGCACAGCTCAAAACGCTTGACACGGCAGACATAGCAGGCATATCGTGGAAAAACAACGGACGCATAATCCTTGCTAAAAATCTCAGCGAAGCCTGTGAAATCGCAAACGAACTCGCGCCGGAGCATCTTGAAGTTGACACCAAAAATCCTGAAGAGCTCGCGGACAAACTTCGCAACTACGGTTCCCTCTTCCTCGGACAGGGCTCGGCGGAAGTATTCGGCGATTACGATGCCGGCACCAACCACACCCTGCCGACAATGGGCGCAGCCCGCTACACAGGCGGAGTATCGGTATTCAACTTCCTTAAAATCTGCACCTTCCAAAACGTCTCGTCCGAAGGCGTGACAAGAATAGGCAGAGCCGCGGTTACAATGGCTGAAAACGAAGGGCTCACTGCTCACGCCAACGCGGCAAGAATCAGGCTGAAATAA
- the dctP gene encoding TRAP transporter substrate-binding protein DctP, protein MKKILGITASILLLAAAFACFTATPSEAKTTRLRLATHYNTNHPGYASLQRIVKEIETKTKGDLKIKIYPSSQLGDYTVTYQDLMKGAVDMALIPIPSEYDSKLEMNFIPYLVAGYQDLPKVFGPQSYFSKTYGQVHDKLGVKLMGIYVEGLIGIAYTKLPAKYQDAAAKKASKVRAPAIEVYNLVVNDMGFGATTIPYSDLYSSLQTGVCDGAIGLTPQLAYSDFRDVIKHYVCYNIFAENIGYFTSKKTFGKLTPEQQKIVTDAFRKEADNSYKVAKSLDEKAINDLKKYGVKVETLSAKEMKAYVDKVRKVTWPKLKKNIGADTLKKLTESVK, encoded by the coding sequence ATGAAGAAAATTCTTGGCATCACAGCTTCAATTCTTCTTCTGGCAGCGGCTTTTGCTTGCTTTACGGCAACTCCGTCAGAAGCAAAGACGACAAGGCTCCGCCTTGCCACGCACTATAACACCAACCATCCGGGTTATGCGTCGCTTCAGCGCATAGTCAAGGAAATTGAAACAAAGACGAAAGGCGATCTTAAGATTAAGATTTATCCGTCAAGTCAGCTCGGCGACTACACGGTTACCTATCAGGATCTTATGAAGGGCGCCGTTGACATGGCTCTTATCCCTATTCCGAGCGAATACGATTCAAAACTCGAAATGAACTTCATTCCTTATCTTGTTGCCGGTTATCAGGATCTCCCGAAGGTTTTCGGACCTCAGTCCTATTTCTCAAAAACCTACGGACAGGTTCACGACAAACTCGGCGTCAAGCTTATGGGTATCTACGTTGAAGGTCTCATAGGCATTGCCTATACGAAGCTTCCGGCAAAATATCAGGACGCTGCGGCAAAGAAGGCTTCAAAGGTTCGCGCTCCTGCAATCGAAGTCTATAACCTCGTTGTCAACGACATGGGCTTCGGTGCCACGACAATCCCGTATTCAGACCTTTACAGCTCACTGCAGACAGGCGTTTGCGACGGCGCAATCGGTCTTACCCCTCAGCTTGCCTACTCAGATTTCCGCGACGTTATCAAGCATTACGTCTGCTACAACATTTTTGCCGAGAACATAGGCTACTTCACAAGCAAAAAGACGTTTGGAAAGCTTACTCCGGAACAGCAGAAAATCGTAACGGACGCTTTCCGCAAAGAAGCTGACAACAGCTACAAAGTTGCAAAGAGTCTTGACGAAAAAGCAATCAACGATCTCAAAAAATACGGCGTAAAGGTTGAAACGCTCAGCGCCAAAGAAATGAAAGCATACGTTGATAAAGTAAGAAAAGTAACCTGGCCGAAGCTTAAAAAGAACATCGGTGCAGACACGCTTAAAAAACTTACCGAATCAGTCAAATAA
- a CDS encoding NAD/NADP octopine/nopaline dehydrogenase family protein, whose amino-acid sequence MVPKKIAILGGGNGGHTMAADFTVKGHTVNFYEMPKFKDKMKKVFETQTIEMTGLFEKPGPVKLNMVTDDIEKAIEGCRYIVLVTPAFAHGDYAQLLKGKVKKDQIIVVFPGAFAALQLRKVFGEENCPVIADVNNLPYDTRLKGEGRVEFYGRNDVNIGFMPASAGPALIDEMREDLFPFVKVYNDVLESGLSIVNPAWHTGPCLLSVTSIEHHLFNFFVYEHGWTPSACKVNIVLDQERKAVGKELGYSLTPMEDFSGMPVGFNWKQLYAAGHGAISLTPICGPNSIWDRYLTEDCPFGLVPWSEIGKILGVAMPTTNSCIDIYNIIHEKDWRKAGLTAEDLGIAGMNKEQLIKYVREGVR is encoded by the coding sequence ATGGTACCGAAAAAGATAGCAATACTCGGAGGCGGAAACGGCGGACATACAATGGCAGCCGATTTCACGGTGAAAGGTCACACGGTTAATTTCTATGAAATGCCGAAGTTCAAAGACAAAATGAAAAAGGTCTTTGAAACGCAGACGATAGAAATGACAGGTCTGTTTGAAAAACCGGGTCCCGTAAAACTCAACATGGTAACGGACGATATCGAAAAGGCAATCGAAGGCTGCCGCTACATCGTTCTCGTAACACCGGCGTTTGCACACGGCGATTATGCCCAGCTTCTTAAAGGCAAGGTCAAAAAAGACCAGATCATCGTAGTATTCCCCGGCGCATTTGCAGCTCTTCAGCTCCGCAAAGTGTTCGGCGAAGAGAACTGCCCTGTTATCGCCGATGTCAACAACCTGCCGTACGACACGCGTCTTAAAGGCGAAGGCAGAGTAGAATTCTACGGAAGAAACGACGTCAATATCGGCTTTATGCCGGCAAGCGCAGGTCCCGCGCTTATTGATGAAATGCGCGAAGACCTCTTCCCGTTCGTTAAGGTTTACAACGACGTTCTCGAAAGCGGACTTTCAATAGTTAACCCGGCGTGGCACACAGGTCCGTGTCTCCTTTCCGTAACGTCAATCGAACATCATCTCTTCAACTTCTTCGTCTATGAACACGGCTGGACGCCGTCAGCATGCAAGGTCAATATCGTGCTTGACCAGGAACGCAAAGCAGTCGGCAAAGAACTCGGCTACTCACTCACACCGATGGAAGATTTCAGCGGCATGCCTGTGGGCTTTAACTGGAAACAGCTCTATGCAGCCGGACACGGCGCAATCTCGCTTACCCCGATTTGCGGCCCCAACAGCATTTGGGACAGATATCTTACCGAAGACTGCCCGTTCGGCCTTGTTCCCTGGTCAGAAATCGGTAAAATCCTCGGTGTTGCAATGCCGACAACGAATTCCTGCATCGATATTTACAACATTATCCATGAAAAAGACTGGCGCAAAGCAGGTCTTACGGCAGAGGATCTCGGCATCGCCGGAATGAACAAAGAACAGCTTATCAAATACGTACGCGAAGGCGTCCGTTAG